The Cyanobacterium stanieri LEGE 03274 nucleotide sequence TGCGATCGCACTGGGATCATAGTCTCCATGTAATTCTTTGACCATGGGTAAGAAAGAAGCTAAACGCTCACCGCTAAGGGATTCTTTAATTTGTTCCTTAAGTTTAAGCATTCTTTTGGCTTCCACCGTAGAGCGGTTAGGCACGGTTTCCACAGTGATAGACTGTTTTAAGCGACGCTCAATTTGACGCAATAAGCGGCGATCGCTCGGTTCTACCAAAGCAATGGCTTTCCCTTCCTTACCAGCCCTGCCCGTACGTCCAATACGGTGAATATAAGTTTCAGTGTTATCAGGTAAATCAAAGTTAAAGACATGGGTTAAATCCGACACATCCAAACCACGGGCTGCAATATCTGTCGCCACTACTACCTTAATTTTGCCATCGCGCCAACGTTGGATTAAACGCTCCCGTTGTTGTTGGCTCAAATCACCATGGTACTCATCCACACTTTGCCCAGCTTCTTGTAACTTAGAAGTCAACTCAGAAGCGGTGCGCTTGGTGCGCACAAAGATAATCGCCGACTGGGGATCTTCAATTTCCAAAATAGGCTGAATGGTCTTAATTTTTGACCAACCCCGAGGCACCATATAAACCACCTGTTCGATGCGCGAAGGAGTGTCTTGAGGTTTTTCCCCAGTGACATTTACCGCATCAGTCATGAACTCTTTAACCAACAACTGAATTTCCTTGGGCATGGTAGCCGAAAAACAAGTGGTTTGACGAGTATCAGGGGTACGGGAAAGAATGGTTTTCACATCATCAATAAAGCCCATACTGAGCATCTCATCTGCTTCATCTAGTACCACATAGCGTAAGCTATCGAGCTTGAGATGTTTACGATTGAGTAGGTCAATGATACGTCCTGGAGTACCCACAACAATGTGAGATCCCTTTTCCAAAAAGCGAATTTGACGCTCCATGGATTGACCACCATAAACGGTGGTTACAAAAATTCTCTCTCTGCCGATTAAATCCTTAAAGGCTTCGGCCACCTGTTGGGCTAATTCTCTGGTAGGAGCGAGGATAAGAGCCTGTACATTTTTGTCACTCTTATCGATTTTGTCCAAAATAGGTAGAGAATAAGCGGCGGTTTTACCCGTCCCAGTTTGCGATTGTCCCACCACGTCACGACCTGCAATTAGTTCAGGAATTGCAAGGGTTTGAATTTTAGTAGGAGTATTAAAACCAATATTATCTAATTGATTAACGAGAGTTTCTGAAAGTCCTAAACTTGCGAAAGAAGTTGTCATCTGTATTTTATTTTATTTGTGAACTGAAAGATGTCTCCACAGATGAATTGGGGGAAAACCTGAAATGAAGCAAAACTGGTTAAGGGTACGGGATCAAAGGATTTACGGAATCTATAATTTCATATTATTATGCAATTATTCCCTACTTTATTGGTTCTTACTTCATAGTAAACTCTTCCTTGATACACAAGTAGTAAACAACGGTGTAACCCAGTAAGAAAACTAGATTAAAAATATTTACTAACTTATTTCAATTTCACCATAGAGATCATAGACATCGGCATCAGTAATTCTGACTGATGTTATTGAACCTAGGTTGGCCTCACCACGGACATAGACGATACCATCTACTTCGGGGGCAAAGCGAGGAGAACGACCGATTAATTCTCCAGTGGCAGGGTTTTCTTGCTCAATCAATACAGGAACTACTTTACCTATTTCGGCTTCATTTTTTGCCGCCGCAATGGGCTGTTGTATTTCCATTAATTCATTTCTACGAGCGATTTTCACCTCTTTGGGAACTTGATTACCTAAGTTATAGGCTTTGGTTCCTTCTTCGGGGGAAAATGTAAACACTCCCACATGATCAAATTGATGCCTTTTTACAAATTGTAACAAATGTTTGAAGTTTTGTTGCGTTTCTCCCGGAAATCCGACAATAAATGTCGTGCGCATTACTGCTTCAGGGAGGGCGATCTTAATTTGTTCTATGATGCGATCGTTTACTTGACCCTGCCAAGGGCGGTTCATAGCTTTTAAAATATCTGGATCAGAATGTTGTAGGGGTAAATCCAAGTAGGGTAGAACATTGGGGGTTTCTCGGATAGCTTCGATTACTTTATCCGTCAATCCTGTGGGATAGGCATAATGAATGCGAATCCAAGGAATATCAACTTTACCCAAAGCCCTTAATAATTCTGCTAATTTGGGTTCACCGTAAATGTCAACGCCATAATTAGTAGTAATTTGAGAGATCAATATTAATTCTTGAACCCCTTGATCCGCCAATTGCTTGGCTTCATTAACAATAGATTCAATGGTTCTGGATCTTTGTTTGCCCCTGAGATGGGGGATAATGCAAAAAGCACAACTATAGTCACAACCTTCAGCTACCCGTAAATAGGCTACTCCTTCGGTGGTGGTGCGATAACGAGGTATATTTTCATCGGCGATGTAAGTAGGTTGGGCAGAAACAGCGGTTACTCTTTCTCCTTTTTCCACTCTTTGAATAACATCTACAATATTTTGATAATCTCCTGTGCCTACCAATGCCACAGCCTCTGGTAATTCGGCTAATAACTCCTCTTGGAAGTGCTGTGCCATGCAACCAGAGATAATAATTTTCTTATTATTTTCTGCTAATTCTACCAAGGTTCTGACAGATTCTTGTCTGGCAGATTCAATAAAACTACAAGTATTTACAATGACGTAATCTGCTAATTCTTCTGTATTATCAATTTGGTAGCCTGATTGTGCTAACAAACCGAGCATATGCTCAGAATCGATTCGATTTTTTTCACATCCTAAATGAGAGACGGCGATGGTTGGCTTATTGCCCATATTCGATTGCGCTTTTTTTCCCTACGACTTTTGTTTTCTAAGATTTTTAGTATAGCTTCTCTATCTTATCAGACTTTTGTATTTCTCGCAGGAAAAAATATTATTGAAGTAATTAGATCGGATACAAACAGTAGATAATGAATTATTTAACTATCCAAGTTATCTATTGCCTTTATAATTGCTTCTCTCAT carries:
- a CDS encoding DEAD/DEAH box helicase; its protein translation is MTTSFASLGLSETLVNQLDNIGFNTPTKIQTLAIPELIAGRDVVGQSQTGTGKTAAYSLPILDKIDKSDKNVQALILAPTRELAQQVAEAFKDLIGRERIFVTTVYGGQSMERQIRFLEKGSHIVVGTPGRIIDLLNRKHLKLDSLRYVVLDEADEMLSMGFIDDVKTILSRTPDTRQTTCFSATMPKEIQLLVKEFMTDAVNVTGEKPQDTPSRIEQVVYMVPRGWSKIKTIQPILEIEDPQSAIIFVRTKRTASELTSKLQEAGQSVDEYHGDLSQQQRERLIQRWRDGKIKVVVATDIAARGLDVSDLTHVFNFDLPDNTETYIHRIGRTGRAGKEGKAIALVEPSDRRLLRQIERRLKQSITVETVPNRSTVEAKRMLKLKEQIKESLSGERLASFLPMVKELHGDYDPSAIAAAVLQILYDQNCPAWLQQDWEVPPPATPKPNIGGKKYGRGGKYNRGKSNYGGGKPSRKYDRPRVR
- the rimO gene encoding 30S ribosomal protein S12 methylthiotransferase RimO, whose product is MGNKPTIAVSHLGCEKNRIDSEHMLGLLAQSGYQIDNTEELADYVIVNTCSFIESARQESVRTLVELAENNKKIIISGCMAQHFQEELLAELPEAVALVGTGDYQNIVDVIQRVEKGERVTAVSAQPTYIADENIPRYRTTTEGVAYLRVAEGCDYSCAFCIIPHLRGKQRSRTIESIVNEAKQLADQGVQELILISQITTNYGVDIYGEPKLAELLRALGKVDIPWIRIHYAYPTGLTDKVIEAIRETPNVLPYLDLPLQHSDPDILKAMNRPWQGQVNDRIIEQIKIALPEAVMRTTFIVGFPGETQQNFKHLLQFVKRHQFDHVGVFTFSPEEGTKAYNLGNQVPKEVKIARRNELMEIQQPIAAAKNEAEIGKVVPVLIEQENPATGELIGRSPRFAPEVDGIVYVRGEANLGSITSVRITDADVYDLYGEIEIS